Proteins encoded in a region of the Mucilaginibacter sabulilitoris genome:
- a CDS encoding sigma-54-dependent transcriptional regulator, whose translation MAKILIIDDERAIRNTLREILEYEDYEVEDVDNGVDGLQLIEKKDYDLVLCDIKMNRMDGMEVLTEGLSIKPDLPFIMISGHGTVETAIEASKKGAFDFISKPPDLNRLLITVRNALDRGSLVVEAKVLKRKVSKVRSILGNSQAIVKIKETIDRVAPTDARVLITGANGSGKELVARWLHEKSNRSSAPIIEVNCAAIPSELIESELFGHEKGSFTSAIKQRIGKFESANGGTLFLDEIGDMSQSAQAKVLRALQENKITRVGGEKEIDVDVRVVAATNKDLLKEIEAGNFRMDLYHRLSVILIHVPPLVERKDDISLLTQSFLDEICSEYGMPVKKISDAALEALKALPWTGNIRELRNMVERLIILSDKTITDNDVRAFANPSAPAVAGGDNSGAAQTDFEQFNNFQEYKDFAEREYIKFKLEKNNWNVSKTADDIDIQRSHLYSKIEKFGLKRGE comes from the coding sequence ATGGCTAAAATTTTAATAATTGATGATGAACGGGCTATCCGGAATACCTTGCGTGAAATACTTGAATATGAGGATTATGAAGTTGAAGACGTAGACAATGGTGTAGACGGTTTACAACTAATAGAAAAAAAGGATTATGACCTCGTACTGTGCGATATTAAAATGAACCGCATGGATGGCATGGAAGTATTAACTGAAGGTTTATCAATAAAACCTGATCTGCCGTTTATCATGATATCGGGCCACGGTACTGTTGAAACAGCTATTGAAGCCAGTAAAAAGGGAGCATTTGATTTTATATCAAAACCACCCGATCTAAACCGTTTACTAATTACCGTACGTAACGCGCTTGACAGGGGAAGCCTGGTTGTTGAGGCCAAAGTTTTAAAACGTAAAGTTTCAAAGGTCCGTTCCATTTTGGGTAATTCACAGGCCATTGTTAAAATAAAAGAAACTATTGACCGGGTAGCCCCTACTGATGCTCGCGTATTAATTACAGGTGCCAATGGTAGCGGTAAAGAGCTGGTAGCACGCTGGCTGCATGAAAAATCAAATCGTTCAAGCGCCCCTATCATTGAGGTTAATTGCGCCGCCATCCCCTCTGAATTAATTGAAAGCGAATTATTTGGCCACGAAAAAGGCTCCTTTACTTCGGCAATTAAGCAACGTATTGGTAAATTTGAATCGGCCAACGGTGGCACCCTCTTTCTTGATGAAATTGGCGACATGAGCCAGTCTGCACAGGCCAAGGTTTTACGCGCCCTGCAAGAGAATAAAATTACACGTGTTGGTGGTGAAAAAGAGATAGATGTTGATGTACGTGTGGTAGCTGCCACCAATAAAGACCTGCTGAAGGAAATTGAGGCCGGTAATTTCCGTATGGACCTTTATCACCGCCTCAGCGTTATATTAATACATGTTCCACCTTTGGTTGAGCGCAAGGACGATATTTCGCTGCTTACCCAGAGCTTTTTGGATGAAATATGCAGTGAATATGGTATGCCTGTTAAAAAAATATCAGACGCAGCACTGGAAGCGTTAAAGGCTCTACCCTGGACGGGTAACATCCGTGAGCTCAGAAACATGGTAGAGCGTTTAATTATATTGAGCGATAAAACCATAACCGATAATGACGTAAGGGCATTTGCCAATCCATCGGCACCGGCGGTGGCGGGCGGAGATAATAGCGGTGCAGCCCAAACGGATTTTGAACAGTTTAACAACTTCCAGGAATACAAAGATTTTGCCGAGCGCGAATACATCAAGTTCAAGCTCGAAAAAAACAATTGGAACGTATCAAAAACGGCTGATGATATTGATATACAACGCAGCCACCTTTATAGTAAAATTGAAAAATTCGGTCTCAAAAGAGGCGAATAA
- a CDS encoding DUF3574 domain-containing protein, with translation MMRKNNRQIWAVLCCLSLASCATFQRSDLYFGRGIPNGGQVSEQQWKAFSDSVISRYFPEGYTEWDASGRWKDTQTKVTITEPTKVATFFGKSSKQRDAALDSIAQQYIRRFHQQSVLRTDSKSSVRFISKTP, from the coding sequence ATGATGAGAAAAAATAACCGGCAAATATGGGCAGTACTCTGTTGCCTTAGCCTGGCTTCCTGTGCCACTTTTCAGCGTAGCGACTTGTATTTCGGAAGGGGTATTCCCAACGGCGGCCAGGTAAGCGAACAACAATGGAAGGCGTTCAGCGACAGTGTTATCAGTCGCTATTTTCCCGAAGGATATACCGAGTGGGATGCTTCGGGCCGATGGAAAGACACCCAAACAAAAGTAACCATAACAGAACCGACTAAAGTAGCCACGTTTTTTGGGAAATCAAGTAAGCAAAGAGACGCTGCGTTAGACAGCATTGCTCAGCAATATATAAGGCGGTTTCATCAGCAAAGCGTATTGCGCACGGATAGTAAATCAAGTGTGCGCTTTATTAGTAAAACACCCTGA
- a CDS encoding c-type cytochrome: MKAGFITVGIGLLVGLIASCQSDEQVEFNRYYSGGSVIYLAHCQNCHGEKGEGLQALIPPLTDNGYLQTNRTSLACFLKNGLKGKITIAGRPFEGEMPASDLSPIEIAKVLTYVTNSFGNKGGTINLQQVQTDLTKCR, from the coding sequence ATGAAAGCAGGTTTTATAACTGTTGGCATAGGTTTGCTGGTTGGCTTGATAGCTTCCTGCCAAAGCGATGAACAGGTAGAATTTAACCGCTATTATTCGGGTGGCAGTGTTATATATCTTGCCCATTGCCAAAACTGTCATGGTGAAAAAGGAGAAGGTTTACAAGCGCTGATCCCTCCGCTTACTGATAATGGTTATTTACAGACCAATCGCACATCTTTAGCCTGTTTTCTAAAAAACGGCCTTAAAGGTAAAATAACAATAGCCGGCAGGCCCTTTGAAGGTGAAATGCCTGCCAGCGACTTGTCTCCTATTGAAATTGCCAAAGTACTTACCTACGTTACCAATTCCTTTGGCAATAAAGGCGGTACAATTAATTTGCAGCAGGTTCAAACCGATCTGACTAAATGCAGGTAG
- a CDS encoding SCO family protein, with protein MKKQLISALTIIISLYSACKSGKSDQAKLPILGNREPVTKTVNGQTVTDTVYSTIPDFKFVNQYADTITGKSLAGKIYVADFFFTTCPSICPIMHRNMLNVYNEFKADDNFRILSHSIDPKYDTVPVLKKYADKMGISGNTWWLLHGSKEDIYQIAKNYLVSVMDKNPQGEFIHDGYFILVDKQKRLRGTYDGTDPAQVTKLIADIKTLKAEPDEANAAK; from the coding sequence ATGAAGAAACAATTAATAAGTGCGCTAACTATTATTATATCATTATACAGCGCATGTAAATCGGGCAAAAGCGATCAGGCAAAACTTCCCATTTTAGGCAACCGCGAGCCGGTTACCAAAACCGTTAACGGACAAACCGTTACCGATACCGTTTATTCAACCATACCCGATTTTAAATTTGTAAACCAATATGCCGATACGATTACCGGTAAAAGCCTTGCCGGTAAGATATATGTGGCCGACTTTTTCTTTACCACCTGCCCTTCTATTTGTCCGATAATGCACCGGAATATGCTAAACGTATATAATGAGTTTAAGGCAGATGACAATTTCAGGATACTATCACACTCTATTGATCCTAAATATGATACCGTTCCGGTATTGAAAAAATATGCCGACAAAATGGGCATCAGTGGAAATACCTGGTGGCTTTTACACGGAAGCAAAGAGGATATTTATCAAATTGCTAAAAACTACCTAGTATCGGTAATGGATAAAAACCCACAAGGAGAATTTATTCATGACGGTTATTTTATTTTGGTTGATAAACAAAAACGCCTGCGCGGCACCTATGATGGCACCGACCCGGCCCAGGTAACAAAACTAATTGCCGATATAAAAACGTTAAAGGCCGAACCGGATGAGGCTAATGCTGCTAAATGA
- a CDS encoding DinB family protein, producing MKTHFIKMFNYDRFANELILQAIFKASEPQKPVQLLSHLLTTELVWLRRCKGLPSGMNNAWPEFTAAHCSELINEYHEAWINYLKELTESDFSRIINYQNFKGDHFQDQLSDVFAHVINHGTHTRAQAGQQLKFAGAQSLPITDYSHYLRVLKSNI from the coding sequence ATGAAAACACATTTTATTAAAATGTTCAATTATGACCGTTTTGCCAATGAGCTCATATTACAAGCTATATTTAAAGCAAGTGAACCTCAAAAACCGGTACAACTCCTTTCGCATTTATTAACTACAGAGCTGGTATGGCTCAGAAGGTGTAAAGGCTTACCCTCTGGCATGAATAATGCCTGGCCCGAGTTTACAGCCGCGCATTGCTCCGAACTCATAAATGAATATCATGAGGCGTGGATAAACTATTTAAAAGAATTAACTGAAAGTGATTTTAGCAGAATAATTAACTACCAAAATTTCAAAGGCGATCATTTCCAGGATCAACTGAGCGACGTTTTTGCTCATGTGATCAATCACGGTACGCACACCCGGGCTCAGGCAGGTCAGCAATTAAAATTTGCAGGGGCGCAAAGTTTACCCATTACTGACTATAGTCATTATTTAAGAGTGTTAAAAAGTAATATTTAA